A genomic stretch from Phlebotomus papatasi isolate M1 unplaced genomic scaffold, Ppap_2.1 HiC_scaffold_539, whole genome shotgun sequence includes:
- the LOC129809263 gene encoding negative elongation factor B-like isoform X1, producing the protein MVGFYDKKRHLDACIREKNVDIKRSRELQGFLDNIKRGQEQVLGDLSMTLCDPYSINFLATSAIKILQHLINNEGLARDNTILILLLRILALGLSAWVMIDSQEFKEPKLDSQVVTKFLPALMSLIVDDQVRHLTARLPPDERESAITTIEHSGPAPDAVEAYIQESTVASILDSQETMLRDTC; encoded by the exons ATGGTTGGCTTTTACGACAAAAAGCGCCATTTGGATGCATGTATACGtgagaaaaatgttgatatcaaGCGATCACGGGAGCTACAAGGTTTCTTAGACAATATTAAGAGAGGTCAAGAACAAGTACTTGGGGATCTATCAATGACCTTATGTGATCCCTATTCCATCAACTTCTTAGCAACATCTGCAATCAAAATTCTACAGCACCTTATTAACAATGAGGGTTTGGCCAGAGATAATACCATTTTAATTCTCTTACTGAGAATCCTTGCCCTAGGACTTAGTGCATGGGTCATGATCGATTCCCAGGAATTTAAGGAGCCAAAATTAGATAGCCAGGTTGTGACAAAATTCTTACCAGCTCTCATGTCTCTGATAGTGGATGATcag GTACGACATTTAACAGCTCGTCTTCCCCCAGACGAGCGCGAAAGTGCTATTACAACAATTGAACACTCTGGTCCAGCTCCAGATGCTGTGGAAGCGTATATACAAGAGAGTACAGTGGCATCTATATTAG ACTCACAAGAGACAATGTTACGCGACACATGCTAA
- the LOC129809263 gene encoding negative elongation factor B-like isoform X2: protein MVGFYDKKRHLDACIREKNVDIKRSRELQGFLDNIKRGQEQVLGDLSMTLCDPYSINFLATSAIKILQHLINNEGLARDNTILILLLRILALGLSAWVMIDSQEFKEPKLDSQVVTKFLPALMSLIVDDQVRHLTARLPPDERESAITTIEHSGPAPDAVEAYIQESTVASILG from the exons ATGGTTGGCTTTTACGACAAAAAGCGCCATTTGGATGCATGTATACGtgagaaaaatgttgatatcaaGCGATCACGGGAGCTACAAGGTTTCTTAGACAATATTAAGAGAGGTCAAGAACAAGTACTTGGGGATCTATCAATGACCTTATGTGATCCCTATTCCATCAACTTCTTAGCAACATCTGCAATCAAAATTCTACAGCACCTTATTAACAATGAGGGTTTGGCCAGAGATAATACCATTTTAATTCTCTTACTGAGAATCCTTGCCCTAGGACTTAGTGCATGGGTCATGATCGATTCCCAGGAATTTAAGGAGCCAAAATTAGATAGCCAGGTTGTGACAAAATTCTTACCAGCTCTCATGTCTCTGATAGTGGATGATcag GTACGACATTTAACAGCTCGTCTTCCCCCAGACGAGCGCGAAAGTGCTATTACAACAATTGAACACTCTGGTCCAGCTCCAGATGCTGTGGAAGCGTATATACAAGAGAGTACAGTGGCATCTATATTAG GATGA
- the LOC129809262 gene encoding ubiquinone biosynthesis monooxygenase COQ6, mitochondrial has protein sequence MLGRRVKILFNNRLKSALLYKIRCFASDESFTNNVAKKPTKQLCKNHYDVVIIGGGMIGTTLASAIGKNDYLSELSVLLLEASEKSKPFSSSNYSNRVSALNQSSVDLLKSIGAWNHITSARFKTVKRMQVWDAISDTFITFNEEDTNNDLAFIVENDLIMESVLKTLKNMSNIEINYASKIEKISTNTEKSTIAVTLKDGETFSCNLLVGADGAKSIVRHNMNVNTFDISYKQLGIVATLEVESKKDGNATAWQRFLLTGPIALLPLTDTLSSLVWSTTTEETKKLIKMTPEDFTGKVNEAFNRQMHYSFNFAFSSIIKSLKLLPTTTLTKKQTPPKVIRIMTNSRAVFPLGLSHASSYVKNGMVLIGDAAHRIHPLAGQGVNLGFGDIKSLTTVLEGAVCNGAKINNPGYLLQYEKERLLHNVPVILGIHALQRLYCTDLTPVVLMRSIGLQITHSFSLLKKFFIKQAMH, from the coding sequence ATGTTAGGGCGAAGAGTCAAGATCCTTTTTAATAATCGCCTAAAAAGTGCATTATTATATAAGATACGTTGTTTTGCTTCTGATGAATCGTTTACCAATAATGTTGCGAAGAAACCGACAAAGCAATTgtgcaaaaatcattatgacgtGGTGATTATTGGCGGAGGAATGATAGGAACAACATTAGCTAGTGCAATTGGCAAGAATGACTATCTTTCTGAACTCTCAGTACTTCTATTAGAGGCATCTGAAAAATCTAAACCATTCTCTAGTTCAAATTACTCCAATAGGGTGTCCGCACTCAATCAGAGTTCAGTTGATTTACTGAAATCAATTGGTGCATGGAATCATATTACTTCTGCACGATTTAAGACCGTCAAACGAATGCAAGTTTGGGATGCAATATCAGATACTTTCATAACATTCAATGAAGAAGATACAAATAATGATTTGGCTTTTATTGTGGAAAACGACTTGATTATGGAATCTGTTcttaaaacattgaaaaatatgtcaaatattgaaattaattatgcttcaaaaattgaaaaaatatctaCTAATACGGAAAAATCTACAATTGCAGTAACACTTAAAGACGGAGAaacattttcatgcaatttactaGTAGGAGCTGATGGGGCAAAATCTATCGTGAGACACAATATGAACGTCAATACATTTGACATATCTTACAAGCAATTAGGAATTGTTGCAACACTTGAAGTAGAAAGTAAAAAAGATGGAAATGCAACTGCTTGGCAAAGATTCCTTCTAACAGGTCCAATAGCACTCTTGCCTCTCACGGATACTCTTAGTTCATTGGTGTGGTCTACGACAActgaagaaacaaaaaaattaattaaaatgacccCTGAAGACTTTACTGGAAAAGTGAATGAGGCCTTTAATAGACAAATGCattattcattcaattttgcattCTCATCGATAATAAAAAGTCTAAAATTATTGCCAACTACTACTTTGACAAAAAAACAAACTCCACCGAAGGTAATTAGAATTATGACCAATTCAAGGGCTGTTTTTCCCCTTGGACTTTCTCATGCATCTTCATATGTCAAAAATGGAATGGTTTTAATTGGCGATGCTGCTCATAGAATTCATCCATTAGCTGGTCAAGGCGTAAATTTGGGATTTGGTGATATAAAAAGCCTTACGACTGTGCTTGAAGGCGCTGTGTGTAATGGTGCGAAGATTAATAATCCGGGATATTTATTACAATATGAAAAAGAGAGACTTTTACATAATGTACCCGTGATATTGGGTATTCATGCATTAcaaagactctactgtacagaTTTAACTCCTGTAGTACTCATGAGAAGCATTGGCCTACAGATAACACATTCTTTTTCCCTTCTAAAGAAATTCTTTATAAAGCAAGCAATGCATTAA